The nucleotide window CTGGAAGACGAAGAAGGCAAGACCCCAGGAATCCAGCCCGCCGAGCACGAGAAACGCCGGATCGTAGCCGATCCCGAAGCCGGACCCGGCGCCGAAGGCGAACATGAAGCCGATCCCGGCGAACACCAGCACGGAAAAGGTGAAATCGAGAAGGTTCTTCTGCGCGACGTTGATGGAGTTCTTCGACCGCACCATGCCCGCTTCCATCAGCAGGAAGCCGACCTGCATGAGCAGCACGAGCCCGGCGGCGAGCAGAACCCAGACGAAGTCCAGAGTGCGGTGCAGCGAAACGAGGGTCGATGGATCCTCGGCGGCGGCGGTGCCGGTGGTTGCAGCAAGCACGACCGAGGCGGCAAAGCCGATCATTGCCAGGTGCCGAACCGATGAATCTTGTGCCGCCATATCCCCGCCTGGTCCCCGTCCGCCCTTTATTTGCCAGAGCTTAGGAACCAGCAGTTAAAAACTGATTGAGGTGTTGCATGCCCGCAATGAGCGTCCTGATTGCAGGTTGCCGTTGCGGCTCTTTCGGATTCTGAAGGCCTGCTATTCATGGTGCGTTGCAGCGATAAACTTGCCCTTACGGCAGTTTAGGCGTGCCGACAGACCCGGCGCCAATGGCGATGGGGGCCTTGAGAGCCGCCGGACGGGCTTCACATTCGCTCGCGATGCTTTAGGATCGCGCACCGATTGCAATCGCCCGTTCAGCGGGCCGCTCCAGTTGATGGAAAATCCGCACATGCGCCTTGATGTTCGACATGCTCTTTCCGCATCCCGCCTTGCCGTGTTTGCCGGCTTGTTTGTGACCGCGAGCCTGGGCGCGGCTGCAGCACAGGACGCGGCGCCCAAGCCGGCGGACGGCGCCGCAACCCCCAACTGGATCGTGCAATGCTCGGAGGCTACCGACAAGGCGCCCAAGCGTTGCCGCGCGCTGCAGAACATCGTCATGCAGGAAGGCGGCCAGCGGTTGCTGACCGTCGTGGTCGAGCCGCGCGAGGGCGCGCCGAACCACGCGCTGGTGCTGGCATTGCCGCATGGCGTGTTCCTGCCGGCCGGCACCCAGATCCGCGTCGATGAGGGCGAGCCGGTGCCGATGGCGATCCAGACCAGCGATGCCAACGGCGCCTATGCCGGCACGGCGATCAGCGACGACCTGCTCGCCTCGCTGAAGAAGGGCCAGCGCCTCATCGTCGCCTTCAAGACCGCGCAGCAGCAGGATCTGGCGATCCCGGTGACGCTGATCGGCTTTACCTCCGCCTACGGCCAGCTCGGCGGCTGACGGAACCGCAAACGAAGAAATCAAAAGGGCAGGTCTGCGAGGACCTGCCCTTTTTCGTCTGGTTGCGGGAAACGTATCGCGTCTCAGCCATCCGCCGTGCGGCGAACCAGGTCGGCCCAGTTCCGCATCGACCACAGATGCGCATAGATCACGGGCAGGGCGCCGGCCTTGCGCAGGTCGAGGAAGGCCTCGTCGGAGAGACCGTTCACACGCGCCTCGTCGATGATGCTGAAGTCGTTGACGTTGAGCACCTCGCCGTCCGGCAGGGTGAAGCGCCCCGCATTCGGTGCGAACAGGTCGTGCTCGGCGATCTTGCGCATCAAGGCTTCGCTCTCACGGGTTTCCCGCTGGAACGCGGCGCAAAAGTCGAGCGCCTTGCGCACGGCGTCGGTCGGCTCCACGCCCTCGAAGAAGCGCGTCTCGCCCTCGGCGCGCACCTTGTCGCTTGCCCGGTCGACGCACAGGGCGAACTCGCTCGCCTCGTCGTTGCGCGCCAGGATGAACGGGTAGCGGCGCACATAGGAGGGGACGTAGGTGTCGGCCGCCCA belongs to Stappia indica and includes:
- a CDS encoding invasion associated locus B family protein; its protein translation is MTASLGAAAAQDAAPKPADGAATPNWIVQCSEATDKAPKRCRALQNIVMQEGGQRLLTVVVEPREGAPNHALVLALPHGVFLPAGTQIRVDEGEPVPMAIQTSDANGAYAGTAISDDLLASLKKGQRLIVAFKTAQQQDLAIPVTLIGFTSAYGQLGG
- a CDS encoding SapC family protein; amino-acid sequence: MTSTQADTDTPRPAPGGPSTLPLFYSRPEALRADRHGELGIDLAPDYRFAAKTHAVPLNAIEFGIAARHYPIVFAAGTTPPAAVAVLGLRQDRNLFVDADGAWAADTYVPSYVRRYPFILARNDEASEFALCVDRASDKVRAEGETRFFEGVEPTDAVRKALDFCAAFQRETRESEALMRKIAEHDLFAPNAGRFTLPDGEVLNVNDFSIIDEARVNGLSDEAFLDLRKAGALPVIYAHLWSMRNWADLVRRTADG